A segment of the Natrinema sp. SYSU A 869 genome:
TAGTGTGTTAGTCTTCACCAAGGAGATAAGTGGAAGGTTTGCTAAGACTAGCTGGTGCACGAATCGCATCGGAAGCGACTATGACAGAGAACACATCGACCTTGACAGACGTCAACCCCCTCGATATCGTGAAAGGAGCTGACGAGACGGATGGCGAGTTCGTACGCGTTGAGTATACAGCGCATCCGTCTCTGGATGTATCAGACGCCGAAACCGTTCTCCCTCACGCTCGGTGGGCCGCTGATATTCAAGACGAGCACGTGAATCCCCAGATAAAGGAGACCTTCAAGGTACTTTCGGGCGAACTGAAAGTCGTTGCTGGGGAGCAGGAGCAACTGCTGACAGAAGGTGACGAGATCACGATTTCCGGCCGCTATCCTCACCGCCACTGGAACCCAAGCGAGAAGCCTGCACGCATCCGCTACGAGGCACGGCCTGCTCTCCATATGGATGAGGCACTCGAAACTGCGTTTGTGCTTGCCCAGGCTGGCAAGGCAGATGGACACGGAAATCCAGACCTCCTGCCGATTGCGGTGTTCCAAGATGCCTATCCCGACCACTTTTACTCGACCGACCTCCTGATTTTCGTCCAAAAAATACTGTTCAAAATCCTCGCACCCATCGGTCGGTTGGCTGGCTACCGTGCGACGTATTCACGCGAGGATATCGCTGATCTCCGATAACGATAGTACAGGAACTGACCATGTGGTTTGAGAATCAGGATATTTCGAACAATTGGGTCTGACGTTTTGGATGGCCGTCGGCTCACTCCCTGAATTTGTATGGAGGAAACCATAGCAGAAGAACTAGTAGTTCCTACGTAGATGGTCTGTTTCCTCGCCTATTGCTAACGCTTAACACGCGCCTTGTCGAATTCGACAATAGGCGTTCGGGTTTCAAGAATGACAGCCTGTGCGCCAGAGGAGACGCCGACAATGGCCACCCAAACCTCAAAGCGGCTTCGGCGGAACCAGACCGACCGGGGTACATCCAACACGGATACACCGCAAGCAAATATGTCCTTCCGAACAATCTTCCTTCTCCTTCTAGCAGCAGGCTTTTTCACCGTTCTAATAATGGCTATAGCTATTATCAGGGTGAGTTACCGGCCCTACCGAGGATGCTAATAACTATCACTACTAGTCTTTTAATAGTATTAAAAAATACAATTTGCTGAAATAACCGCTCATGGCGGTTCCTACGACTGAATTATCGTTTAGTATTGTCTTCTTGAGCGAGAACGCCGTAATTGATGTGAATCTCCGGAGTACTCGGTGATTCCGGTGCAGAAACACCATTCCAATCGACGGCGTGCACGTTCGTCATTTCGCCGGAGAATCTGAACCGGTCGACCCCCGTTTCGATTGCTCCCTCCGCTGTCTGTTCTGAGACGATCACTGCCTCTTCCTCTGAGTTGGCATCGACCATCTCGATGGTGCCGTCAACGCTAATTTCGTAGTTCGATGGTACTCCCCTGCCAACGATTGTAATGAGGTTTGGTAGCGTATCGTCAACTTCTGTCGGCATAATCGGAGAACACGATTCTGCCAGTATAAGCCTTCCTGTCGACGGAATAGTCGGGCTGAGAGACCATGCCGAGCGGACGAATACGAGCCTTCTCCTTAGAGTTCAACGTACTGGTTCTCCCACTCTCGTCGCTCCTGAATCTGTTGTTCGCCGGCGTCGGTGATGGCATAGTAATTTGTCCGGCGATCGAGCTGGCCTTTCTCTACCAGCTCTTTGTTGACGAGGGTGTCGAGATTGGGGTACAATCGGCCGTGATTGATCTCTGAGTTATAATATTTCTCAACTTCATCCTTGACGCTTTGGCCGGACGGCTGGTCGGCACCTGCGATGACGTACAGGAGGTCGCGCTGGAAGCCGGTCAGGTCGTGCATCTCGCGTGAGACTTCAACGAATCTGTATTTGACTTCTTTTCCGAGATTGATTATAGGTATATAAAGCGTGAATGTCTTGTACTGATTGATGACAGAGGGGGTTCTTCTCGGGTGATTGAGGCGCTTTTCTCGTACCATTTTTCAATCCTGTGAAGGATAGAGGGTGAACTTCCTATAACCGGTCGGAGGATGACGTCACGAAATGCAGAGCGACGGCAAAGAAAAAGATGGAACCTTACTCAAGGACGCCGAGCTGTTTGAACGCACGCAAGAAGTTGGCGATGATCCACTCCTCGGCGATGAGTCCATCCTCGAGTCGGTAGATGGCGACACCAGCAACTTCGACTTCCTCACCCGTTGGCGGAATCCCTTTCAATTCGCCTTCTTGGGTACCAGTCATCGTATACCGGACAACCACCTTCTCGTCGGTTGCGATCGTCTCATCGATCTCCTTATGTAGGTCAGGAACGGCGGCACGCGCTGACGCCACGAGGTCTTGGAACTCCCCGAGTGTGTGGTCTTCGTGAGTCCCAAGTCTCGTCTGCACGCGATACTCATCTGCGAGGAAGTCTGTATCGAACTCCCCCTGATTCCAGACGCGGTCAAAATGTTCTCGGACGAGACGCTCGTTTTCCTCGACTGATGTTGTAGCCATTGTTCTCTCCTGTGACGTCCTCCATCCCCAAATCGGTGTCTCCGCCCAATCCTCAGATAGGGACGCCTATGATCTGATTCAACGCATCGTTTGTTAAAAGCTACCAAGATAAGAATACCTATAGATACGTATCTATTGTTACTGCTTAGTACAAGTCCAGTAAGTAACGGAGCGGCGACTGATATCTCCAGAATGTAGCAGAAAAAGTACTAGATACAGAGATTTTATCGGTCAATGCCGACGCCGACTTTCTCCCAAACTGTACTGTCTCACGCACACGGAAATTAAAGTCGGCACTGTGGAAGCCAACAGCCAACCACTGTCGGCTGCCGGTTGGTCAAGCCTTATTCGCTCAGTACCGGGAACGACCTAAAATCGGTGAAGAAGATGGAGATATCACTGTCACCGGCGAGGTCCAGGCACTGGCGCTGGGAACGACTTGAAATCAGTGAGCAAGACGGAGATACCACCGTCATCGTCGGGTTGGATCACGTACGACGTTGGGTACTTGTCAGCTGCAAGGTACCTCGTCGGTGTCTTCAACGAAGTATCAACCGTGGTAGTGAGTTGGTCAACGTAGTCGATCGTAACCATCGGCTCGAATAGGGAGATTCGTCCCAAGCCACCACCGTCTGGTCCAGTGGCACCGTAGATATGCGTGTGAGTGAATTCACCGTCCTCTTGATGCTCCGACGCACTCGGATCGGCGATCGGCTCACCTCGACCTGCCTCAACGAGTGGTGTATCAGGTTCTCCGTCGTTGGTGGTATCGACCACAGGTGGACGGATGTGATCCTCAGGCATCTGGGCCTGCGGAATCGAATAGGTCGCTGGCCGTTCTTCGATCCCCGCGACGGTCGACTGGTCAGGCATGAAGAACTGGGTATCCAAGTGGGGCACGTCGTAGACTCCCTCTGGCCAATGCCCTTCTGGCAGGTAATCGAACTGCACGAAGGTGAACTGATGGCAATCGAGGGCGTCACCGCCGGCTATCTCCGATGGGAAGGCAAGCGGGACTGCCACCTCCTCCTCACCTAACGTATCAATTACGGCCTTATCGAAATGCACGCCGAGTGACGAGAGAGCGCCGTCCGACGCCGTTGTTGCGTATGCCGTCACCATCCCATTGCCGACCGCGGCCGAGTCGCCTCTGTGGACCTGTTGTGACTCCGACGCAGACGCGCTAGCGGTCCCGGTCACGAGACTGCCACTGGCTATAATCGCCGCCGTTTTCAGCATCCTTCGTCGGTCAATACGTCTCTGCTGATTCGCTGGTCGTGACATTCGTTTCCCTCCCGGCCCCCGTGGGCCGTGGTTACAGATAGCGGCGATTGATCCATAGTCCTACTCGAGGAGAAATTTCCGAGACCTTGCGAACCTTCCCACCCCTGCAAAGGTATTTGCAACTGCTCGGACGTAGCGTACGACATGGCCAACCATCGTCACGCGCTACCAACAAACATGGAATCGGCACTGGACGCGATCCAGTTCTTCGCCGATTCAGCGAACAGCGTGCGCGTGTTCGAGGCACTCACCGCCGGGCCGATGAGGAGCCGCGACCTCGCAGAGCAAACCGGCGCCTCACGGTCAACCGTCGCACGAGTCCTAGACAAGGGTGAATCACGAGGGTGGATCACCTCCGAGGGGAGCCAGTACGAACTTACAGAGGTAGGTGAGATCATGATCGCTGAGTTTCGTGTCTATCTGCAGACTCTCGAGGGAATCCAGCATCTCAGTGACGCTATTGAGTGGCTTCCAGAACCTGTTCACTCAATTGATTACCGCCATTTCCGTACCACAGAGATCATAACGCCGAAGACACCGGCCCCAGCCGAGCCGTACGATCACGTGGCAGAGAAGATTCGCGCTACAGATGAGGTCCGCTCACTTGTTGAGGTCACGCTGCCTCGATATGTGAGGCTTATCTATGAGGAGGTTAACGAGCGGCAGTTGGAGTCTGAACTCGTGATCGACGCGGACTGGATCAAGACTCTCTCTGCGGGGTCAGAGCAGTTGCCGCTGTTGCAGGCCCGTGCAGAGCGGGGTAGCATCTGGACCTATGAGGGGGAGATTCCACTGAATATGCACCTCTTTGATGACTCAGTGGCAATTTGGTTAGGTGAAGAACTTGAGGGCGAACGGGTTGTTCGGGGATTATTGGTCGCTGAGGCCTCAGCCGTTATATCGTGGGCGGAAGAGCTGTATGAAGACTATCAAGCCGAAGGGGAGCTGCTTGACCCAGAGACGTTACCTGCGGAGTGAGCAGTCTGCTAATAAAGACACGCTCTTTCTCCGACGAACTTCCCAACGCTGTATTGAGGCTGAGTAGGTAATAGGGGCAGCAATCGACCTCACCGATAGCTGTCAAGAACAGCGTGCTGAATATAGAGGATGGGCCTTGTTTAGACGCTCAAACGTTAACAGTGTAGAGCCGATCGAACTCGTATCGTCGTACTAGTAGCTCGGAGAAAATACCAAATCTACTAGGAAGTGAAGCGGGACGGGTTCGTTGTGCACACGAAGACCTCCCGCTTCACAGAGAAGGTTGTATCGCTCGCCCAAAAAGCCGTCGTTGGCACGCCAGCTCCGGTCTACCGTCCGGGAGAAGAAGGCTACGCTGACTGGGTGATTCTCGCCGTTCAGGGATTGAAAGAGTATCTCGGCCATCCGTACCGGAAGCTGATGGACGTCCTCCGCGAGATGCCGAGAGTGACGAAATCACTCGGATTGACGCCTGAAACGGTCCCACACTTCTCGACCGTGTGTACGCGAAAGCAGGCGATTCCGATGAAGCGGTGGCGAGCGATCCTCGATCGGTCCGTCGAACTGTATGATCTCGGTGATGTGCAGGCGGTCGACGCAACCGGTGTCGATCGCGTCCAGGCCAGCCAGCACTACGCAAAACGGACGGACTACACGTTCGAAGCGGTGAAGACGACGCTGCTCATTGATTGTGAAACCAGTGCGATTCTCGATATACATTGTTCGATGAAACAGCCGCACGATACGCAAGTCGGCTGGAAGGTGTTAGTGCGGAATCTCGACGATTTGGCGACTGTCGCTGCCGATAAGGGCTACGACTGGGAGGAGCTTCGCACGAGGTTGCGTGCGGAAAGTATCACGCCACTGATTCCGCAGCGAGATCCTGGGATGCGGGGGTGGGCGAGAAATCTGCTCATCAAGGATCGGGCGTACCACCAGCGCTCGAACGCTGAATCGGTGTTTTTCGGGCTCCGACGCAGATACGGCGATACGCTCTGGTCAAGAACCTGGTTCGGTCAATTCCGTGAACTTGTCATGAAATCCGCGGTCCGCAACATCGAACGCGCCATAGAGAACTCACACCCGTGAAATCACGCGTTCAAACAAGGCCCAGAGGGTCTATTCATCAGAACAGGCCATCAGCAGTGTACAAGGTGGAAACCGCTGGCGTATGTAGCGTCAGTAGCTACCCGGGCGGTGGATTTTTCAGGGTAGCCATCAGATTTGCTAACAAGTGACACACATGGTCGATAATTCGCTAGTGATCAGAGAGGGGGACCTTGTCCCTGATGGGGGGTCGGCGAGTCCCGAGTTCGTCACGCCGGACGATCTCCAATCTGCTGCCGAGACGCCGGGTGTTGACAGAAAAATGGCCTTCAAGACCGAGAAGAACGTGATGGTGCAATCGCGCGTCGCCGGAAACACAGCAACCGACTGGCACCACCATGGAGACCGTCACGTCTACATCTATCTGGTCGAAGGGAGCGTGGTTCTTGAGTACGGTCCCGACGGTGACCAGCGACTCGAAGGGACCGCTCCTCTATTCGCGCAGATTCCGCCTGGGATCGTCCACCGTGATATCAATCCCGCCGACACAGAGCAAGTGAGTATCATCAACTTTGTCGGCTCGGGCCCGCTCGTAGTGAATGTCGATGGTCCGACGGCTTCCGAGTGAGGGGGTTCTATCGAGTAAGTAGCCGACCGGTCACTCGCATCAGTTGGCTCTGCTGAATTTGCGCTGTGGGCCTTGTTTAGACGCTAGCGAGAGGAGTTCTATGGCTAGATTGTGACCACTGAACGTGAGATGTGGTCGAGAGTTTGCTAACTGGACACTCGGTGTCGATTCTACACTCTCGGAAGAATGGCTGAGACGTCGACGTTTCTGAGAGGTGTTCTTAGACGTCAACGACAGTTCGGACAGCTATATTGCTATTCCCACATAACAGGCACTCTATCCCGTGAGTTTTCCCGTCTAAACACGGCCTGCGCTGTGTATTCAGCATGGATCCATCAAAATAAGTGGTATTTGACAGATGAACCGCGTTAGATTCGCATGTCTTAGTGACTGGTGGCTTCACAGACTTAGATAGCGAAAGAGGAGAACAACAACAGAACTCTTTAATTTGAAGTTCGGTCTTCAAAGGATATCAGAAACGTACTGGTCTTCCCAGTCGCGTCGAGCTTCGATTTCCCGTGTGCCTCGTCGCGTCACCGAGTACATGTTCGTTCGACGATCGGCCTGCTCCTTTTCGAGAAGTCCTTTATCAACGAGTTCGTCCAGATTCGGGTAGAGTCGGCCGTGGTGTATCTCCTTCTCGTAGTAGTCCTCAAGTTCTTCCTTGAGCGCGAGGCCGTGCGGTTCATCCAGTCCTGCAGTCACGTACAGGAGGTCGCGCTGGAAACCGGTTAAATCGTACATATCAGACCTCATGGTAATTAGCACCATAAGAATAGGGATGACAGTTCTCCGTCAAACATGAAAGACCGTGGCTCATTCAGCAGAGTTTGCAAATCCTTTATGGTGGACTGCTTCACTTCAGGGCCCATGGGAAAGATGAGCACACAGGTTGATAATGACGACTCTCAAGCTGAACTGACTCTATCCACTACTGCCGAATGGAAGAAGGATACCGAGAATACACCTGTCTATGCGGTTGTTTCGGCGGTGTCAGAAGCGTCTGATCTGGACATGCTTGAATTGCCGCCACTCTATGAGGCAATCAATCCGGACGCGTTGAACGAGTTGTTCACCTCCCGATCTGAGCCTGCTGTTGGCGAAGTTTCCTTCGAGTATGCGGGGTACGATGTTGTTGTGCGCGGAACTGGTGTGGTCGAGGTCCGGACATCGGTTGACGCCTAATCGCGGATCTGTTATCTAACTGCGTTCGTGGCTGGCCAGTTCTACCAGTATCTCTACCATCTACTCGGTGATGCTGTCGTCAGTCAGCTTCCAGCCCCAGCCGGGTTCGTACTTAACTTGGTCCTTCCCGGCCATGACGTACAGCTCGTCTTCAATCCGCTTCCGGATCAAGTCATCCATCGCCCCGGACTCCACAATCTCCTGTAGCAGTTCGGACTGCGTCTTGTAGGTGTCCTCGAGATAGCGTTCAAGGAACCTCGCATCGTCGACTTCGACGCGAGCACTCCGTTTCACTTGTTCCCGTTCCAATTTATTCTCCAGTAGTTCAACTTCCGTCTCTAATTCCTCGATCCGCTCCTCACTGCTCCGATCCGCGAACACACCGTGCTGCCGGTACGCCCGTGCCTCCTGGATCAGGATATAGAGATATTTGGATTGGCTGCTGAATCCCGCTTTGGCAGCCTCTTTACTCCAGATTTCGCGTTCCTTTTTGCTACACGTGAGCGTGATCTGTGTCGATCCCTCTGCCAAACCCATCGATCCTCCCATTGCGGTCTATCGGTCATCAACCATTACATAGGGCGGCCAGACCTTGTATCAGCCGTGCGATCTATCTATATAACAGTGATATGTCATAAATGTGGTGAACCACTACAATCAAATTAGACGTTGTTGATGGCGCCGCTTTCGATCAGGGAATGAAGCCGGTGGGTGATGACCAAGAGTGTCAGGAAATAGTGGTGGTTCACCAAGACCGTGTCGATCCGCCACTCACTAACTGTACGTAACGAGTCAGGGGAGCAGTTAACACGAGAAGCCAAATGTCACTCGAGCCGGTTCTCGCAGCAATGGACACGAGTGAAATCCGATCTG
Coding sequences within it:
- a CDS encoding transcriptional regulator, with product MESALDAIQFFADSANSVRVFEALTAGPMRSRDLAEQTGASRSTVARVLDKGESRGWITSEGSQYELTEVGEIMIAEFRVYLQTLEGIQHLSDAIEWLPEPVHSIDYRHFRTTEIITPKTPAPAEPYDHVAEKIRATDEVRSLVEVTLPRYVRLIYEEVNERQLESELVIDADWIKTLSAGSEQLPLLQARAERGSIWTYEGEIPLNMHLFDDSVAIWLGEELEGERVVRGLLVAEASAVISWAEELYEDYQAEGELLDPETLPAE
- a CDS encoding ester cyclase, yielding MATTSVEENERLVREHFDRVWNQGEFDTDFLADEYRVQTRLGTHEDHTLGEFQDLVASARAAVPDLHKEIDETIATDEKVVVRYTMTGTQEGELKGIPPTGEEVEVAGVAIYRLEDGLIAEEWIIANFLRAFKQLGVLE
- a CDS encoding IS5 family transposase; translation: MKRDGFVVHTKTSRFTEKVVSLAQKAVVGTPAPVYRPGEEGYADWVILAVQGLKEYLGHPYRKLMDVLREMPRVTKSLGLTPETVPHFSTVCTRKQAIPMKRWRAILDRSVELYDLGDVQAVDATGVDRVQASQHYAKRTDYTFEAVKTTLLIDCETSAILDIHCSMKQPHDTQVGWKVLVRNLDDLATVAADKGYDWEELRTRLRAESITPLIPQRDPGMRGWARNLLIKDRAYHQRSNAESVFFGLRRRYGDTLWSRTWFGQFRELVMKSAVRNIERAIENSHP
- a CDS encoding HalOD1 output domain-containing protein, whose product is MGKMSTQVDNDDSQAELTLSTTAEWKKDTENTPVYAVVSAVSEASDLDMLELPPLYEAINPDALNELFTSRSEPAVGEVSFEYAGYDVVVRGTGVVEVRTSVDA
- a CDS encoding PadR family transcriptional regulator, with the translated sequence MHDLTGFQRDLLYVIAGADQPSGQSVKDEVEKYYNSEINHGRLYPNLDTLVNKELVEKGQLDRRTNYYAITDAGEQQIQERREWENQYVEL
- a CDS encoding cupin domain-containing protein — its product is MTENTSTLTDVNPLDIVKGADETDGEFVRVEYTAHPSLDVSDAETVLPHARWAADIQDEHVNPQIKETFKVLSGELKVVAGEQEQLLTEGDEITISGRYPHRHWNPSEKPARIRYEARPALHMDEALETAFVLAQAGKADGHGNPDLLPIAVFQDAYPDHFYSTDLLIFVQKILFKILAPIGRLAGYRATYSREDIADLR
- a CDS encoding helix-turn-helix transcriptional regulator, with amino-acid sequence MYDLTGFQRDLLYVTAGLDEPHGLALKEELEDYYEKEIHHGRLYPNLDELVDKGLLEKEQADRRTNMYSVTRRGTREIEARRDWEDQYVSDIL
- a CDS encoding cupin; this encodes MVDNSLVIREGDLVPDGGSASPEFVTPDDLQSAAETPGVDRKMAFKTEKNVMVQSRVAGNTATDWHHHGDRHVYIYLVEGSVVLEYGPDGDQRLEGTAPLFAQIPPGIVHRDINPADTEQVSIINFVGSGPLVVNVDGPTASE